A DNA window from Moorella thermoacetica contains the following coding sequences:
- a CDS encoding formate--tetrahydrofolate ligase — protein MSKVPSDIEIAQAAKMKPVMELARGLGIQEDEVELYGKYKAKISLDVYRRLKDKPDGKLILVTAITPTPAGEGKTTTSVGLTDALARLGKRVMVCLREPSLGPSFGIKGGAAGGGYAQVVPMEDINLHFTGDIHAVTYAHNLLAAMVDNHLQQGNVLNIDPRTITWRRVIDLNDRALRNIVIGLGGKANGVPRETGFDISVASEVMACLCLASDLMDLKERFSRIVVGYTYDGKPVTAGDLEAQGSMALLMKDAIKPNLVQTLENTPAFIHGGPFANIAHGCNSIIATKTALKLADYVVTEAGFGADLGAEKFYDVKCRYAGFKPDATVIVATVRALKMHGGVPKSDLATENLEALREGFANLEKHIENIGKFGVPAVVAINAFPTDTEAELNLLYELCAKAGAEVALSEVWAKGGEGGLELARKVLQTLESRPSNFHVLYNLDLSIKDKIAKIATEIYGADGVNYTAEADKAIQRYESLGYGNLPVVMAKTQYSFSDDMTKLGRPRNFTITVREVRLSAGAGFIVPITGAIMTMPGLPKRPAACNIDIDADGVITGLF, from the coding sequence TTGTCCAAGGTACCCAGTGATATTGAGATTGCCCAGGCAGCCAAAATGAAACCGGTCATGGAACTGGCCCGGGGACTGGGCATCCAAGAGGACGAGGTCGAGCTTTATGGTAAGTACAAGGCCAAGATCTCCCTCGATGTCTATCGTCGCCTCAAAGACAAGCCTGACGGGAAACTAATCCTGGTAACCGCCATTACCCCTACTCCGGCCGGCGAAGGGAAAACTACTACCAGTGTCGGTCTCACCGATGCCCTGGCTCGCCTGGGGAAAAGGGTGATGGTCTGCCTGCGGGAGCCCTCCCTGGGACCCAGCTTTGGTATCAAAGGCGGTGCCGCCGGCGGTGGTTATGCCCAGGTAGTACCCATGGAAGATATCAACCTGCACTTCACCGGCGATATCCACGCCGTCACCTATGCCCACAACCTGCTGGCGGCCATGGTGGATAACCACCTGCAGCAGGGTAACGTCCTGAATATTGATCCCCGTACCATCACCTGGCGCCGGGTCATCGACCTTAATGACCGGGCTCTGAGGAACATAGTCATCGGCCTGGGTGGCAAAGCCAACGGCGTACCGCGGGAGACAGGGTTTGACATCTCCGTTGCCTCGGAGGTTATGGCCTGCCTGTGCCTGGCCAGCGACCTCATGGATCTCAAGGAACGTTTCAGCCGCATTGTTGTCGGCTACACCTATGACGGCAAACCGGTCACCGCCGGCGATCTGGAGGCCCAGGGTTCCATGGCTCTTCTCATGAAGGACGCCATTAAACCCAACCTGGTCCAAACCCTGGAGAATACGCCGGCCTTTATCCACGGTGGTCCCTTCGCCAATATCGCCCACGGTTGCAACAGCATTATCGCAACCAAGACGGCCCTGAAACTGGCGGATTATGTCGTGACGGAAGCCGGTTTCGGTGCCGACCTGGGTGCCGAGAAGTTCTATGACGTTAAATGCCGTTATGCCGGCTTTAAACCCGATGCCACAGTCATCGTGGCTACCGTCCGCGCCCTCAAGATGCACGGCGGCGTACCCAAATCAGACCTGGCCACTGAAAACCTGGAAGCCCTGCGGGAAGGCTTTGCCAACCTGGAGAAACACATCGAAAATATCGGCAAGTTCGGCGTACCGGCAGTCGTGGCCATCAATGCCTTCCCCACCGATACCGAGGCCGAGCTAAATCTCCTCTACGAGTTGTGCGCCAAAGCTGGGGCCGAAGTTGCCCTCTCGGAAGTCTGGGCTAAGGGCGGCGAAGGCGGTCTGGAACTTGCCCGGAAGGTGTTGCAGACCCTGGAGAGCAGGCCATCCAACTTCCATGTCCTCTACAACCTGGACCTGAGTATTAAAGACAAAATTGCCAAAATCGCCACCGAGATCTACGGGGCCGACGGCGTCAACTATACGGCCGAAGCCGACAAAGCTATCCAGCGTTATGAATCCCTGGGCTACGGCAACCTGCCGGTGGTCATGGCCAAGACCCAATACTCCTTTTCCGATGACATGACCAAGCTCGGGCGGCCGCGGAACTTTACCATCACCGTGCGCGAGGTGCGCCTCTCGGCCGGAGCAGGCTTTATCGTCCCCATCACCGGCGCCATAATGACCATGCCCGGGCTGCCCAAACGCCCGGCGGCCTGCAACATCGACATCGATGCCGACGGCGTCATTACCGGTCTTTTCTAG
- the folP gene encoding dihydropteroate synthase has translation MSWHDEIEVITVADAATAARLMQEVGADAGGIDLMLPKACFYCLKLKDVPARAANILKQEILARGGEAAMAAGVAGWSVDKTDVLIFATRRQLELLVAKLPVQGFGLDKLAAGIKTTLANWERNDVRKIGCPRGPLVLGKRTLVMGIVNVTPDSFSDGGQFYDPGAAVEHAHQLVAEGVDIIDVGGESTRPGHEPVSAAEEWRRLEPVLTRLTREIKVPISVDTYKASTARRALEMGVDIINDIWGFRADPEMARVCGQYQAAVVLMHNQEGTSYKDLMFDILTFLRQSIRMAEDNGVPPEKIIVDPGIGFGKDLDQNLEVMGRLEEFKVLGKPVLLGTSRKSMIGRTLDLPVDQRLEGTAATVALGIARGVDIVRVHDVRAMVRVARMTDAIVRRKKGSTR, from the coding sequence ATGTCCTGGCATGACGAGATAGAAGTTATTACCGTAGCCGATGCCGCCACTGCCGCCAGGTTGATGCAGGAAGTAGGTGCTGACGCGGGAGGGATCGACCTGATGCTTCCTAAGGCCTGCTTCTACTGCCTCAAACTCAAGGATGTACCGGCCCGGGCGGCCAATATCCTCAAGCAGGAGATCCTGGCCCGGGGCGGCGAGGCCGCCATGGCTGCCGGGGTAGCCGGCTGGTCGGTAGATAAGACCGATGTGCTCATTTTCGCCACCCGGCGCCAGCTGGAACTCCTGGTGGCGAAACTTCCCGTCCAGGGCTTCGGCTTAGATAAACTTGCGGCTGGTATTAAAACTACCCTGGCCAACTGGGAAAGGAACGACGTCCGGAAAATAGGTTGTCCCCGGGGTCCTCTGGTTTTGGGTAAGAGGACCCTGGTTATGGGCATCGTCAATGTCACCCCGGATTCCTTTTCCGACGGTGGCCAATTCTATGACCCGGGTGCGGCGGTGGAACACGCCCATCAGCTGGTCGCTGAAGGGGTTGACATTATCGATGTCGGCGGGGAATCCACCCGTCCCGGTCATGAACCGGTGAGTGCCGCAGAGGAATGGCGGCGCCTGGAGCCCGTCCTGACACGCCTGACCCGGGAAATCAAGGTGCCCATATCGGTAGATACCTATAAAGCCAGTACTGCTCGCCGGGCACTGGAGATGGGAGTTGACATAATCAATGATATCTGGGGCTTCCGGGCTGACCCGGAAATGGCCCGGGTTTGCGGCCAGTACCAGGCGGCAGTTGTCCTTATGCATAACCAGGAGGGGACCAGCTACAAGGACCTGATGTTTGACATCCTTACCTTCCTGCGCCAGAGCATCCGAATGGCTGAGGACAACGGCGTTCCCCCGGAAAAAATTATTGTCGATCCGGGTATCGGTTTTGGAAAGGACCTGGACCAGAACCTGGAGGTGATGGGGCGTCTGGAGGAGTTTAAGGTCCTGGGGAAACCGGTCCTGCTGGGAACTTCCCGTAAATCAATGATCGGCAGGACCCTGGACCTGCCCGTTGATCAGCGCCTGGAGGGAACGGCAGCCACCGTCGCCCTGGGTATTGCCCGGGGCGTGGATATCGTTCGCGTCCACGACGTCCGGGCCATGGTGCGGGTAGCCCGGATGACCGACGCTATAGTTCGCCGAAAAAAGGGCTCTACCCGATGA
- a CDS encoding phosphatase PAP2 family protein, which produces MNIRRWVQAGDYYLFYYVNQRLQCSFLDRVMPFFTILGSAAFALFFSLATAILGREQARAAGWQAFFALTGSHLMVRLFKNWVGRCRPYLALPGARYLARPWQDYSFPSGHTAASFSLAIIFALNFPALTLPLVALAGLTGISRMYVGMHYPTDVLGGATMGALFAYIVHSWPW; this is translated from the coding sequence ATGAATATCAGGCGCTGGGTGCAGGCGGGGGATTATTACCTTTTCTATTATGTCAACCAGCGATTGCAGTGCTCTTTCCTGGATCGGGTTATGCCCTTCTTTACCATACTCGGGAGTGCAGCTTTCGCCCTGTTTTTTTCCCTGGCTACAGCCATCCTGGGACGGGAGCAGGCCCGGGCGGCAGGCTGGCAGGCCTTTTTCGCCCTGACAGGGAGTCACCTCATGGTCCGATTGTTTAAAAACTGGGTAGGTCGCTGCCGCCCTTACCTGGCCCTGCCCGGGGCCCGTTACCTGGCCAGGCCCTGGCAGGACTACTCTTTCCCATCTGGGCATACTGCGGCCAGCTTCTCTCTGGCTATTATTTTTGCCCTTAATTTTCCAGCCCTTACCTTGCCTCTGGTAGCCCTCGCCGGGCTGACGGGCATCAGCCGCATGTATGTGGGCATGCACTATCCTACGGATGTCCTGGGAGGAGCTACCATGGGCGCCCTTTTTGCCTATATAGTTCACTCTTGGCCCTGGTAA
- the pstC gene encoding phosphate ABC transporter permease subunit PstC, producing the protein MTATRRKQLYREYLGHYLTFACAALLIVITVAIVVFIALQGLATFFANHINPWQFLFSTKWQPDRPLSEGGPLVGTLAFTVGSIAVSLLAVLIGGPLSIVAAVFMVEIAPRWGRRVLQPAVEILAGIPSVVYGWIGLSLLVPFLRRELHTFGFSLLAGCLVLAVMIIPTVVSLTADSLRSLSRDLKEAAYALGSTRWQTISRVLLPAARPGIMTAIVLGLARAFGEALAVQMVIGNTRSLPTSILSPMTTLTSAITIDMGYTIPGTAWNNALWSMSLLLLLITFGFIILIRLVGKGRVYR; encoded by the coding sequence ATGACGGCGACCAGGCGAAAGCAACTCTACCGGGAATACCTGGGCCATTATTTAACTTTCGCCTGCGCAGCCCTGTTGATTGTCATTACCGTGGCCATCGTTGTTTTTATCGCCCTCCAGGGACTGGCGACGTTCTTTGCCAATCACATCAATCCCTGGCAATTCCTCTTCAGCACCAAGTGGCAACCGGATCGCCCTCTGAGTGAGGGAGGTCCCCTGGTCGGTACTCTTGCCTTTACGGTAGGCTCAATTGCCGTCTCCTTGCTGGCGGTCTTAATTGGTGGCCCGCTAAGCATTGTGGCCGCCGTTTTTATGGTCGAAATCGCTCCGAGGTGGGGGCGAAGAGTGCTGCAACCGGCCGTCGAAATCCTCGCCGGTATCCCCTCGGTAGTCTACGGTTGGATTGGCCTGAGCCTCCTTGTACCCTTCCTGCGGCGCGAATTGCATACCTTTGGTTTCAGCCTCCTGGCAGGTTGCCTGGTCCTGGCGGTGATGATTATCCCCACCGTCGTCAGCTTGACCGCCGATAGCCTGCGTTCCCTTTCCAGGGATCTCAAGGAGGCTGCTTATGCTTTGGGCAGCACCCGCTGGCAAACGATCTCCAGGGTCCTTTTACCGGCGGCCAGGCCGGGCATTATGACCGCCATAGTGCTGGGGCTGGCCAGAGCCTTCGGGGAGGCCCTGGCGGTGCAAATGGTCATTGGTAATACCCGCAGCCTGCCGACCTCCATATTGTCGCCCATGACCACCCTGACCAGCGCCATAACCATTGATATGGGTTATACGATACCAGGCACGGCCTGGAATAACGCCCTCTGGTCCATGAGTCTCCTCCTGTTGCTTATTACCTTCGGCTTTATTATCCTTATTCGACTGGTAGGCAAGGGGAGGGTTTACCGGTGA
- the pstA gene encoding phosphate ABC transporter permease PstA, with the protein MKARLVDHVATFFFWLGAGIILVLLGVLVGYVLFKGGKWLDLAFITRPPENLKAGGGVGPQLFNSFYLLVLSMLFTIPLGVGAGIYLAEYAGSGDVNPALALPRSKRATNYLLAALNLSIETLASLPSIVVGLFGLLVFVVSTGWGYSLMAGALALTVLNLPVMVRISLEALQAVPRDLKEASLALGASRWETIWKVVLPAAFPGLVTGGIITAGRVFGEAAALLYTAGMSSPVLDFSDWNPLHPNSPLNPFRPAATLAVHIWKINSEGLIPDVRRVADGSAALLIIVVLVFNLLARWLGNVLYRRMTAS; encoded by the coding sequence GTGAAAGCTCGACTGGTGGATCACGTGGCAACATTTTTTTTCTGGCTGGGAGCGGGTATTATTTTGGTGTTGCTGGGCGTCCTGGTAGGCTACGTGCTGTTTAAAGGGGGCAAGTGGCTCGACCTGGCTTTTATTACCCGGCCGCCGGAGAATCTTAAAGCCGGCGGCGGTGTTGGGCCCCAGCTCTTTAATTCCTTTTACCTCCTGGTCTTATCCATGCTCTTTACCATTCCCCTGGGTGTAGGGGCCGGTATTTACCTGGCGGAATACGCTGGCAGCGGCGACGTAAACCCGGCCCTTGCTCTGCCCCGTAGCAAAAGGGCGACTAATTACCTGCTGGCGGCATTAAATCTCTCCATCGAGACCCTGGCTTCCCTCCCCTCCATTGTCGTTGGCCTTTTTGGCCTGCTAGTTTTTGTCGTCAGCACCGGCTGGGGGTACTCCCTGATGGCCGGGGCTCTGGCCCTGACGGTCTTGAATTTACCGGTAATGGTGCGTATCAGCCTGGAAGCGCTTCAAGCAGTACCCAGGGACCTCAAAGAGGCCAGCCTGGCCCTGGGGGCTTCCCGTTGGGAGACCATCTGGAAGGTAGTTTTGCCGGCCGCCTTCCCGGGGCTGGTAACGGGCGGGATCATTACCGCCGGCCGGGTTTTCGGCGAGGCCGCTGCCCTTTTGTATACCGCCGGAATGAGTAGCCCGGTCCTGGATTTCAGCGACTGGAACCCCCTGCATCCCAACTCCCCCTTAAATCCTTTCCGGCCGGCGGCTACCCTGGCAGTTCACATTTGGAAAATCAACTCGGAGGGGTTAATTCCCGATGTCAGGCGGGTGGCCGACGGTTCCGCCGCCCTCTTGATTATCGTTGTCTTGGTATTTAATCTATTGGCCCGTTGGCTGGGAAACGTTTTGTACCGGCGCATGACGGCCAGTTAG
- the pstB gene encoding phosphate ABC transporter ATP-binding protein PstB: MAQPKITINNLNFYYGSNRALKDVNLEIQAHAVTALIGPSGCGKSTFLRTLNRLNDLIDGVRISGEILLDGQNIYAPEVDVVALRKRVGMVFQRPNPFPMSIYDNIAYGPRIHGITSRRELDGIVERSLKAAALWDEVAGRLRHSALGLSGGQQQRLCIARLLAVEPEVVLMDEPSSALDPISTLKIEELIHNLKEKYTIVIVTHNMQQAARVSDYTAFFLNGEMVEYDETEIIFTKPRDKRTEDYITGRFG; this comes from the coding sequence ATGGCGCAACCGAAAATTACCATCAATAATTTAAACTTTTACTATGGTTCCAACAGGGCCTTAAAGGATGTCAACCTGGAAATACAGGCTCATGCGGTAACAGCCCTTATCGGTCCCTCAGGGTGCGGTAAATCCACTTTCCTGCGGACCCTGAACCGCCTCAATGACCTGATTGATGGGGTCCGTATCTCCGGGGAAATTCTCCTGGATGGGCAGAATATCTACGCCCCCGAGGTCGATGTGGTGGCCCTGCGTAAGCGAGTAGGGATGGTATTCCAGCGTCCCAACCCTTTCCCCATGTCCATCTATGATAATATCGCCTACGGGCCCAGGATTCACGGTATAACCAGTCGCCGGGAACTGGATGGGATTGTTGAACGCAGCCTCAAGGCCGCTGCCCTGTGGGACGAAGTGGCCGGCCGTTTGCGCCATTCGGCCCTGGGGTTATCCGGGGGCCAGCAGCAGCGCCTTTGCATTGCCAGGCTTCTGGCCGTGGAACCGGAAGTCGTCCTGATGGACGAGCCCTCCTCGGCCCTGGATCCCATTTCCACATTAAAGATTGAAGAACTAATTCATAACTTGAAAGAAAAATACACCATTGTCATTGTGACCCATAACATGCAGCAGGCGGCCCGGGTTTCCGATTATACGGCTTTCTTCCTTAACGGGGAAATGGTAGAATACGATGAGACAGAGATCATCTTTACCAAACCCCGGGACAAGCGGACGGAGGATTATATCACCGGGCGCTTCGGTTAA
- the phoU gene encoding phosphate signaling complex protein PhoU, giving the protein MEGNKLTGGLAMASTTRQGFQNSLEELQQNILRMGSIVEQTIAKSVECLAKQDDKMAAEVVEGDVVVDDLELLIENQCLKLIATQQPMAKDLRKIAAGFKIITDLERMADYSVDIARTAQRILATGQPLIKPLIDIPRMAELAQVMVKQSLDAYVREDTELAYRVARADDQIDSLHNQVFRELLVLMMEDPKTINQATHLLFVSRYLERIADHATNIAEDAIYLVTGERKELND; this is encoded by the coding sequence ATGGAAGGTAATAAACTTACGGGAGGGCTGGCCATGGCCTCGACCACCAGGCAGGGCTTCCAGAATTCCCTGGAAGAGTTACAGCAGAATATCCTGCGGATGGGCAGTATTGTGGAGCAAACCATTGCCAAATCGGTTGAATGCCTCGCTAAACAGGATGACAAAATGGCGGCCGAAGTAGTTGAGGGGGACGTGGTTGTCGACGACCTGGAACTCCTGATCGAAAACCAGTGTTTAAAGCTGATTGCCACCCAGCAGCCCATGGCCAAGGATTTACGTAAAATCGCCGCCGGGTTCAAGATCATCACCGACCTGGAACGGATGGCCGACTACTCGGTGGACATCGCCCGTACGGCCCAGAGGATCCTGGCCACGGGTCAACCGCTGATCAAGCCGTTGATAGATATTCCCCGTATGGCCGAACTGGCCCAGGTGATGGTCAAACAATCCCTGGACGCTTACGTGCGCGAAGACACCGAACTGGCCTACAGGGTTGCCCGGGCGGATGATCAGATAGATTCCCTCCACAATCAGGTTTTCAGGGAGCTACTGGTTTTGATGATGGAAGACCCCAAAACAATCAATCAGGCCACCCATCTCCTTTTTGTCAGCCGTTACTTGGAGCGCATTGCCGACCATGCGACCAATATCGCCGAGGATGCCATTTACCTGGTCACGGGCGAACGAAAAGAACTAAATGACTGA
- a CDS encoding MFS transporter, translating into MKASMKLPFAILCTVPFIMVLGNSMLVPLLPLMRSSLNVTLVQVSLFITAFSLPAGIVIPFAGFLSDCYGRKTIMAPALIIYGAGGILAGLAAWLVASPYYLILGSRILQGIGAGGTYQLAMALASDIFQSNERTKALGLLEAANGLGKVVSPIAGAALGLLLWFAPFFVYGILAIPIGLAVWFLVREPEQGNKNKTDFHSYFHNLGQVLQEKGLSLMASILAGMIVLFILFGVLSYVSDLLEGRYGVTGIRIGLLIAIPVGTMALTSYLSGSYLQKTAGNFLKIVIIAGLVLEAAALVIMGFFANIYIFFLAMILMGFGTGIVLPAVNTLITSASARERGGITCLYGSARFFGVALGPPAFGLAMTLGKLPLFLGAAVLVGIIAFLTIAFIQTEKMLPPELLPGH; encoded by the coding sequence TTGAAAGCATCTATGAAATTACCCTTTGCTATCCTCTGTACTGTTCCCTTCATTATGGTCCTGGGTAACTCGATGCTGGTTCCCCTGTTACCCCTGATGCGTTCGAGCCTCAATGTTACCCTGGTCCAGGTGAGCCTTTTCATCACGGCCTTCTCCCTGCCGGCCGGGATAGTAATCCCTTTTGCCGGCTTTCTGTCCGACTGCTACGGCCGTAAAACCATCATGGCCCCGGCCCTCATCATCTACGGAGCCGGCGGGATCCTGGCCGGCCTGGCCGCCTGGCTGGTAGCCTCCCCCTATTACCTGATCCTGGGTAGCCGCATCCTGCAAGGTATCGGCGCCGGTGGCACCTACCAGCTGGCTATGGCCCTGGCCAGTGATATCTTCCAGAGCAACGAGCGAACCAAAGCCCTGGGCCTGCTGGAGGCGGCCAATGGCCTGGGTAAGGTCGTCAGCCCCATTGCCGGCGCAGCCCTGGGCCTGCTGCTGTGGTTCGCCCCCTTTTTTGTCTATGGAATTCTGGCCATTCCCATCGGCCTGGCAGTATGGTTTCTGGTCCGGGAACCTGAACAGGGGAATAAAAACAAGACCGATTTTCATAGTTATTTCCATAACCTGGGGCAGGTCCTCCAGGAGAAAGGTCTTTCCCTCATGGCCAGTATCCTGGCCGGGATGATTGTTCTTTTTATTTTGTTCGGGGTCTTGAGTTATGTATCCGACCTGCTGGAAGGGAGGTACGGCGTCACAGGCATCCGCATCGGCCTGCTCATTGCCATCCCTGTAGGAACCATGGCCCTGACTTCCTATTTATCCGGCAGTTACTTACAGAAAACAGCCGGCAACTTTCTCAAAATCGTAATCATTGCCGGCCTGGTGCTGGAAGCCGCCGCTCTGGTGATCATGGGCTTCTTTGCCAATATTTATATCTTTTTCCTGGCTATGATCCTCATGGGTTTCGGAACGGGAATTGTCCTACCGGCGGTCAATACCCTGATTACCAGCGCTTCCGCCAGGGAACGGGGTGGTATTACCTGTCTTTATGGCTCGGCCCGGTTTTTTGGCGTCGCCCTTGGGCCCCCGGCCTTCGGCCTGGCCATGACCCTGGGAAAGTTACCCCTGTTCCTCGGAGCCGCCGTGCTGGTGGGGATTATTGCCTTTTTGACTATTGCCTTTATCCAGACCGAAAAGATGCTCCCGCCGGAATTACTGCCGGGACATTAA
- a CDS encoding YqhV family protein, translated as MFFFLPDKHVLAMAAMRVLSSLIELTAAMLMLKLNQVEAALKINATLALVGPTIMMLVMALGLWGLAGKIHPEKMLAIILGVGLIFYGVRH; from the coding sequence ATGTTTTTCTTTCTACCGGACAAGCATGTCCTGGCCATGGCAGCCATGCGGGTATTATCGAGTTTAATCGAGTTAACGGCGGCCATGCTGATGCTTAAATTAAACCAGGTTGAGGCGGCCTTAAAAATAAATGCCACCCTGGCCCTGGTCGGCCCGACGATCATGATGCTGGTTATGGCCCTGGGACTCTGGGGCCTGGCCGGAAAAATCCACCCCGAAAAGATGTTGGCCATTATCCTGGGAGTCGGTTTGATTTTTTATGGTGTCAGGCATTAA
- a CDS encoding phosphosulfolactate synthase: MQYKDQSAWRDVLEFPIGGRQQKPRRTGKTMVIDKGLGLTEFKDLLEVAAPYIDFIKLGFGTSVFYPADILREKIRLARSHAVDIFPGGTFFEVAVLQGRLSLYLQTARELGYTFIEISDGTIDLSRTLRYAALRQARAAGFGVITEVGKKDPRDALSDTHILSQIAMDLEAGADYVIVEGRESGQGVVIYDSRGVVKEDTLAYLIEGIGDLDRIIWEAPQKQQQQVLIINLGANVNLGNVQPGDVLALEALRVGLRGDTLRTTLVREGVS, translated from the coding sequence ATGCAGTATAAGGATCAGAGTGCCTGGCGGGATGTCCTGGAGTTTCCCATTGGCGGTCGCCAGCAAAAACCACGCCGGACGGGAAAGACCATGGTCATTGACAAGGGCCTGGGCCTGACGGAGTTTAAAGACCTGCTGGAGGTGGCAGCGCCCTATATCGACTTTATTAAGCTCGGCTTTGGCACCTCAGTTTTTTACCCGGCGGACATCCTGCGGGAGAAGATCCGCCTGGCTCGTTCCCACGCCGTTGACATTTTCCCCGGCGGCACCTTCTTTGAAGTGGCCGTCCTCCAGGGCCGCCTGTCCCTCTACCTTCAGACGGCACGGGAGCTGGGGTACACTTTTATTGAAATCTCGGACGGCACTATTGACCTCAGCCGCACCCTGCGGTATGCCGCCCTGCGCCAGGCCCGGGCTGCTGGCTTTGGCGTCATAACCGAGGTCGGTAAGAAGGACCCGCGGGACGCCCTGAGCGATACCCATATTTTGAGCCAGATAGCCATGGATCTGGAGGCCGGGGCCGATTATGTGATCGTTGAAGGCCGGGAGTCCGGCCAGGGGGTGGTAATCTACGACAGCCGCGGCGTCGTTAAAGAGGACACCCTGGCCTACCTGATCGAGGGCATCGGCGACCTGGACCGGATCATCTGGGAAGCACCCCAGAAACAGCAACAGCAGGTCTTAATCATAAACCTGGGGGCTAATGTCAACCTGGGTAACGTTCAGCCCGGGGACGTACTGGCCCTGGAAGCCCTGCGGGTAGGCCTCCGGGGAGACACCCTGCGGACGACTCTGGTGCGGGAGGGAGTCAGTTAA
- a CDS encoding 2-phosphosulfolactate phosphatase family protein, translating into MEIEVFTTLNGIPDETINSKTIIVIDVLRATTTITAALAAGCLEIIPVLTPEEAIEMRERLEDDRVLLGGERNALKIPGFDLGNSPLEYTADVVAGKRLIITTTNGTRAIRRAASGRQVLLGAMINGPAVARVAAAGAADITIICAGTRDRFSLEDFLTAGLLVDELGNQGDFTLRDGARVARDYYRLHREDPEAAMKASYHGQLLAGLGMEDDVEYCAQVDITTIVPVYSSGIIKSPDRGTE; encoded by the coding sequence ATGGAGATCGAAGTTTTTACTACCCTGAATGGTATACCTGATGAGACCATAAACAGCAAAACCATCATAGTAATCGATGTCCTACGGGCTACGACCACCATCACCGCAGCCCTGGCTGCCGGTTGCCTGGAAATTATCCCCGTCCTGACTCCAGAAGAAGCCATCGAAATGCGCGAACGGCTGGAAGACGACCGGGTACTCCTGGGCGGTGAACGTAACGCCCTGAAAATACCAGGTTTTGATCTGGGTAATTCGCCCCTGGAATATACGGCCGACGTCGTGGCCGGCAAAAGGCTAATCATAACCACCACCAACGGCACCCGGGCCATTCGTCGTGCCGCCAGCGGGCGGCAGGTTCTCCTGGGAGCCATGATCAACGGTCCGGCGGTAGCCAGGGTTGCCGCCGCCGGCGCCGCGGATATAACAATTATCTGCGCCGGTACGAGGGATCGCTTTTCCCTGGAGGATTTTTTAACGGCCGGCCTGCTGGTAGATGAACTGGGCAACCAGGGAGATTTTACCCTTCGCGACGGTGCCCGGGTGGCCCGGGATTACTACCGTTTGCACCGAGAAGACCCGGAAGCAGCCATGAAAGCCAGCTACCATGGCCAGCTCCTGGCCGGCCTGGGCATGGAGGATGATGTTGAATACTGTGCCCAGGTGGACATCACGACCATTGTCCCGGTATACAGCAGCGGAATTATCAAAAGTCCGGACCGGGGAACAGAATAG
- a CDS encoding DUF441 domain-containing protein, whose amino-acid sequence MSAATVILILLMLLGILGRSNVIAAAAAFLLLLQFTSLQRFYPILERRALEAGLIFLVVSILVPFASGRVAPRDMLQSFVSLPGLIAIASGIIATHMNCQGLELLQRFPQMMIGMVIGSIIGVAFFGGIPVGPLMAGGIAALLVHLMAWLR is encoded by the coding sequence ATGAGCGCAGCGACCGTAATTCTTATCCTGCTAATGCTGCTCGGTATTCTGGGCCGCTCCAATGTTATTGCGGCGGCGGCTGCCTTTCTTTTATTGCTGCAATTTACCAGCCTGCAAAGGTTTTATCCTATCCTCGAACGCCGGGCCCTGGAGGCCGGCCTTATTTTTCTGGTGGTTTCGATCCTGGTTCCCTTTGCTTCCGGCCGGGTAGCTCCCCGAGACATGCTCCAATCCTTTGTCTCCTTGCCGGGGTTAATTGCCATCGCCAGCGGCATCATCGCCACCCATATGAATTGCCAGGGCCTGGAGCTCCTGCAACGCTTCCCCCAGATGATGATCGGTATGGTTATCGGTTCCATTATTGGGGTGGCCTTTTTTGGCGGTATACCGGTTGGCCCCCTCATGGCCGGGGGTATCGCTGCCCTCCTGGTCCATTTAATGGCCTGGTTGCGGTGA